Proteins found in one Stigmatopora nigra isolate UIUO_SnigA chromosome 15, RoL_Snig_1.1, whole genome shotgun sequence genomic segment:
- the tnrc6c1 gene encoding trinucleotide repeat-containing gene 6C protein isoform X1 has protein sequence MEDKKKKRQEEKKRKEAAPKKGIEQITKVPDSPKLDSVPPPPPANPSVTPTVPPSSGDGKRAHCGVQPQTSPQTPPQPRHPAREVPPRFRQQEHKQVLKRGQPLPPGTLILTSAGYSSTPEAAEASNLDSSSTNPPSELPSQGSQYDNPLWGHLQVERSTPNPATSTSCGDQLILDQKDSETWPCIIPSQSKAPERRCSSETDPGHLTSSSSTCSTSSNTSNNSDWCRTTSMATGANGQTGHFSVNHLNSKANTGLSPANHTGTNMHSSPVPPANRSWGSGSGPSMSSSAVSSEGKNDSPLGVGSSRGWGSSSSSNTNCNLNLNPNANPSAWPVLGHDAGAAGAGSSGGANVISAPQSTSNFCNPTGPQTSQTSTYTGANTNSNSSSGIGSAWGSVMTSDASEPHPSASTNVSFSSEPQNLKTDGPNHINKQEPLSPIHHLPSWGNTSVGLGTGSQQASGTKQLNGEDTTSVWGMGSDPKAPSPKELSGWDSGWSQGGNGSGNSGGWGEQSSGDWSKKQNEDSQGGWDGPSSPPQDPQTSSWKRAVSTTAASEGSSDSMEGHPNSKNHSSREPPAPLIPAQDLDPRVLCNTGWGQTPVRQHTSWDMDNAKSKNDISTESWEAQQTGPCGPQGPSNANTGPPQRTDTGSKNEVVASQGASGWGGNLAASNQPSSGWGDQPNNIKPPSGPAGWGNLPKGGPTSSIPKSSQSQSWGEEKSAGWEDSHGKPTTQNWGEQPKPSHSWGNSGGNNSANDWGEPEDRKKNIPNSTWEGEAPGWKENPRGWGMPSSGPPMSGGGAKPGWGESVSPRPSGPPQGWVGKSQDGPSGGSSIGGGMGSWSGPGSVKQGWTGGKQESSSESTGWEEPSPPSIRRKMEIDDGTSAWGDPGTYNKSVNLWDRNNPGMAQAKATPGGNNPIGPNNSHPHSHNHAYQGPPAPLQNHVQNSQNPVATSGSVDPVLQHHSGPTLNRGPMMTQGWGELSSSHSKPENSWGDSAPSAVNVDNGTSAWGKPTGVPSGWGDGNPDNYSRGNPAMTSVSCKPAAKSMQDGWGGGGDEMIISGGQWDAEEGDMWNSTASQESNSSTNSWGNAPKKIQQKVKVPGKPEDTWIMNRLIKQLTDMGFPRDPAEEALKSNNMNLDQAMSALLEKKTELDKRGMGMAGHDYNGLINKSMGCPRPPLLSKEPSTDPRSPFMDKSGMFGGGAAQARAMPQPPPQPPVPPLGSSQPSLRAQVPQFLSPQVQAQLLQFAAKNIGLNPALLTSPINPQHMTLLNQLYQLQLAYQRLQIQQQMLQAQRNVSGPFRQQEQQVARTINNMQQQIQQHQRQLAQALLMKQQQQQQQQQQQQQQQPPHSHTSHHHGGTKSTLDSFPGHSQAPGLPDLQTKEPPQSSQNAYSPYSLSGLNPNMNVNCMEVGMSMKDPPQAQSRLSQWTHPNPMESLSGGSSPLEPNMSKHGTNLGPPGKPPQMDDSYSPYNLMSSSESPSSPLVPPDSWGQSKGSSDKMSNGTNINWPPEFCPGVPWKGLQNIDPETDPNMTPGSVPSGPTINTNIQDVNRYLLRDRSAGSSPTSSQNEALPPSSDWSVSAYTSSFSLSSPETDDAGKLSEMKSTWSPGPISHSQASLSHDMWKVPQGPRSSSTAPSRPPPGLTHSKPSSTWGGNSLGLSQGWSSSYTTGRGRRYLSSEVFHYPSAAGTTWSTDSSSRTSSWLVLRNLTPQIDGSTLRTLCMQHGPLITFHLNLTQGNAVVRYSSKDEAAKAQKSLHMCVLGNTTILAEFAGDEEVNRFFAQGQSLGGTTSWQANPGANQSRMGASNSATGHPMGHAPHWNNNNNGGGGAVGAKAGGELLWGGVQQYSSLWGPPSGEEARVMGSPSPINTLLPGDLLSGESM, from the exons ATGGaagataagaaaaagaaaaggcaagAGGAGAAGAAAAGGAAAGAAGCTGCTCCAAAGAAG GGCATAGAACAGATAACCAAAG TGCCAGACTCTCCTAAGCTGGACTCCgtccctcctccccctcctgcCAACCCCAGCGTCACCCCAACCGTACCCCCAAGCAGTGGCGATGGCAAGCGTGCCCACTGTGGAGTCCAGCCTCAAACCAGCCCACAGACTCCGCCGCAGCCACGCCACCCGGCCCGAGAGGTGCCCCCGCGCTTCCGTCAGCAGGAGCACAAGCAGGTTCTGAAAAGGGGTCAGCCACTACCCCCAGGGACCCTGATACTGACGTCTGCAGgatactccagcacccccgaagCTGCAGAAGCCAGCAACCTTGATTCTTCCTCAACAAACCCACCTTCAG AACTGCCCTCACAGGGATCCCAGTATGATAATCCCCTCTGGGGTCACCTGCAAGTTGAGAGGAGTACCCCAAATCCTGCAACTTCCACTAGTTGCGGCGATCAACTAATCCTTGACCAGAAAGACTCAGAGACTTGGCCTTGTATTATTCCTAGCCAGAGCAAGGCCCCCGAAAGAAGATGCTCTTCAGAGACTGACCCTGGTCATTTGACCAGCAGCAGTAGCACTTGTAGTACCAGTAGTAATACTAGTAATAATAGCGATTGGTGTCGTACAACGAGTATGGCCACAGGGGCCAATGGCCAGACAGGCCACTTCTCTGTCAACCACCTAAACAGTAAGGCCAACACTGGACTCAGCCCTGCCAATCATACTGGAACCAACATGCACTCAAGCCCGGTTCCTCCTGCCAATCGAAGCTGGGGTTCTGGGTCTGGACCGTCTATGTCCTCCTCCGCGGTGAGCAGTGAAGGGAAAAATGACAGTCCGCTGGGAGTGGGGAGCAGCAGAGGTTGGGGCTCTTCGTCATCCTCCAACACCAACTGTAACTTGAACTTGAACCCTAATGCTAATCCATCCGCTTGGCCTGTGTTGGGCCACGATGCGGGTGCAGCAGGGGCAGGCAGCTCAGGGGGAGCCAATGTCATTTCAGCCCCTCAATCTACATCCAATTTCTGTAATCCTACTGGCCCCCAAACATCTCAGACCAGCACTTATACTGGAGCCAATACTAACAGTAACTCTTCTTCGGGTATTGGTAGTGCCTGGGGCAGCGTAATGACCTCTGACGCATCAGAGCCACACCCTTCCGCATCCACGAATGTGTCTTTCAGTTCAGAACCTCAGAACCTTAAAACTGATGGACCAAATCACATTAATAAGCAGGAACCACTTAGTCCCATTCACCACCTGCCAAGTTGGGGGAACACATCGGTGGGCCTGGGTACGGGAAGTCAACAGGCATCGGGAACCAAACAGCTCAATGGAGAAGATACTACTTCTGTTTGGGGTATGGGTAGTGACCCAAAGGCACCGTCACCTAAGGAGTTATCTGGCTGGGACTCTGGATGGAGCCAGGGTGGAAATGGGTCAGGAAATTCCGGAGGCTGGGGTGAACAGTCGAGCGGAGACTGGAGCAAGAAGCAAAATGAAGACTCGCAGGGAGGCTGGGATGGCCCCAGCTCTCCTCCGCAGGACCCCCAGACTAGTTCTTGGAAGAGAGCTGTCAGCACAACTGCTGCTAGTGAAGGAAGCAGTGACAGCATGGAAGGACACCCGAATTCCAAAAATCATTCATCCAGAGAGCCCCCTGCTCCTCTCATTCCTGCCCAGGATCTCGACCCTAGGGTTTTATGTAATACCGGATGGGGACAGACCCCTGTTCGCCAGCACACTTCCTGGGACATGGACAATGCGAAATCCAAGAATGACATTTCGACTGAATCCTGGGAGGCACAACAAACAGGTCCTTGTGGTCCCCAGGGGCCTTCCAATGCTAATACAGGTCCACCGCAAAGAACTGACACTGGGAGCAAGAATGAGGTGGTGGCCTCTCAGGGAGCTTCAGGTTGGGGAGGAAACTTAGCTGCTAGCAACCAGCCCAGCTCTGGCTGGGGAGATCAACCCAACAACATTAAGCCCCCAAGTGGTCCAGCTGGCTGGGGAAATCTACCGAAAGGAGGCCCCACCTCCAGTATCCCCAAGAGTAGTCAGAGTCAGTCTTGGGGAGAAGAGAAGTCAGCAGGTTGGGAGGATTCTCACGGTAAGCCAACAACCCAGAACTGGGGAGAGCAACCTAAACCATCCCACAGTTGGGGTAACAGTGGAGGAAACAACTCTGCCAATGATTGGGGAGAACCTGAAGATAGAAAAAAGAATATACCCAACTCCACCTGGGAGGGAGAAGCCCCAGGCTGGAAGGAAAATCCTCGTGGCTGGGGAATGCCTTCATCTGGGCCGCCGATGTCTGGTGGCGGGGCAAAACCGGGCTGGGGGGAGTCCGTTAGTCCGCGTCCCAGTGGCCCTCCTCAGGGTTGGGTAGGCAAATCTCAGGACGGACCCAGTGGTGGTAGCAGCATTGGCGGTGGAATGGGCTCCTGGAGTGGACCAGGCTCTGTAAAGCAAGGCTGGACTGGTGGTAAGCAAGAGTCCTCATCTGAATCTACCGGTTGGGAAGAACCGTCTCCCCCGTCAATCCGACGCAAGATGGAGATAGACGATGGGACCTCCGCCTGGGGCGATCCTGGTACCTATAACAAATCAGTCAACCTCTGGGACAGGAACAATCCAGGGATGGCCCAAGCCAAAGCTACTCCCGGAGGCAATAATCCAATAGGACCCAACAACAGTCATCCCCACTCTCACAATCACGCTTATCAAGGACCTCCGGCACCTCTACAGAATCATGTCCAAAATTCCCAAAACCCAGTTGCCACAAGTGGGTCAGTGGATCCGGTTTTGCAGCACCACTCGGGCCCAACTCTTAACAGGGGTCCTATGATGACTCAAG GCTGGGGTGAGCTATCTAGCTCCCATTCTAAGCCAGAAAACTCCTGGGGGGATTCTGCACCTTCAGCAGTCAACGTGGACAACGGTACATCTGCCTGGGGAAAACCCACTGGGGTCCCTAGTGGTTGGGGCGATGGCAATCCAGACAACTACAGCAGGGGGAACCCAGCTATGACATCTGTATCTTGCAAGCCTG cTGCCAAATCTATGCAAGATGGATGGGGAGGCGGTGGTGATGAGATGATCATCTCAGGAGGGCAGTGGGATGCTGAAGAGGGAGACATGTGGAACAGCACGGCTTCCCAGGAGAGCAACTCCTCCACCAACTCTTGGGGGAATGCACCCAAAAAGATACAACAAAAG GTCAAAGTACCAGGAAAGCCAGAAGATACTTGGATCATGAATCGTCTTATCAAACAGTTGACAGACATGGGCTTTCCG CGGGATCCGGCAGAGGAGGCTTTAAAGAGCAACAACATGAACCTGGACCAGGCCATGAGTGCCCTCCTGGAGAAGAAAACTGAACTGGATAAGAGGGGGATGGGAATGGCTGGCCACGACTACAACGGGCTTATTAACAAAAGCATGGGCTGCCCTCGACCTCCACTTCTTTCCAAAGAACCCTCCACGGATCCCCGCTCACCCTTCATGGATAAA AGTGGAATGTTTGGTGGTGGAGCAGCACAAGCCCGGGCCATGCCTCAGCCGCCTCCTCAGCCTCCAGTGCCGCCTCTCGGCTCCTCTCAGCCTAGTCTCCGCGCTCAAGTGCCTCAGTTTCTCTCCCCTCAG GTTCAAGCACAGCTATTGCAGTTTGCCGCAAAAAACATTGGTCTGAATCCTGCACTTTTAACCTCGCCAATAAACCCTCAACATATGACTCTTCTCAATCAACTCTACCAGCTGCAACTG GCTTACCAGCGTTTACAAATTCAGCAGCAGATGTTACAAGCGCAGCGCAATGTTTCTGGACCCTTTCGACAACAAGAGCAGCAA GTTGCACGTACAATCAATAACATGCAGCAGCAGATCCAACAGCATCAGCGTCAGCTGGCCCAGGCACTGCTAatgaagcagcagcagcaacaacaacaacaacaacaacagcaacaacagcaaccCCCCCACTCCCACACAAGCCATCATCATGGCGGGACCAAATCAACCCTTGATTCATTTCCAGGCCACTCCCAGGCTCCGGGCCTCCCTGACCTGCAGACCAAAGAGCCGCCGCAGTCTTCTCAAAATGCTTATAGCCCCTATTCTCTCT CTGGATTGAATCCAAATATGAATGTAAACTGCATGGAGGTGGGTATGTCTATGAAGGACCCACCCCAAGCCCAGTCGCGTCTGTCGCAGTGGACGCATCCCAATCCCATGGAAAGCCTGTCGGGAGGCTCCTCCCCCTTAGAACCCAACATGAGTAAACATG GTACCAACTTGGGCCCTCCGGGCAAGCCTCCTCAGATGGATGACTCTTACAGCCCTTATAACTTGATGTCCAGCTCAGAGTCTCCCAGCAGCCCCCTCGTGCCTCCAGACAGCTGGGGCCAATCGAAAGGCAGCAGTGACAAGATGTCCAATGGGACAAACATCAACTGGCCCCCAG AGTTTTGTCCAGGCGTACCATGGAAGGGTCTCCAGAACATCGACCCAGAGACGGACCCTAACATGACACCGGGTAGCGTCCCAAGTGGTcccacaatcaacactaacatCCAAGATGTCAACCGCTACCTGCTGCGTGACAGAAGTGCGG GCTCTTCTCCCACTTCATCTCAGAACGAGGCTCTGCCTCCCTCCTCTGATTGGTCAGTCAGTGCCTACACTAGTTCATTCAGTCTGTCCTCCCCGGAGACAGACGATGCAG GTAAACTGTCCGAGATGAAATCCACTTGGTCGCCAGGTCCAATCTCCCACAGTCAAGCCTCTCTATCCCACGACATGTGGAAGGTTCCTCAAGGACCCCGAAGCAGTTCCAcagccccctctcgccccccgCCTGGCCTCACCCACAGCAAGCCGTCCTCAACGTGGGGGGGCAACTCGCTTGGTCTCTCTCAAGGCTGGAGTAGCTCTTACACCACAG GTCGAGGTCGTAGATATTTGTCCTCTGAAGTCTTCCACTATCCTTCTGCAGCAGGAACCACGTGGAGTACAGACAGCTCCAGCAGGACAAGTAGTTGGCTGGTTCTGAGGAACCTGACTCCACAG ATTGACGGTTCGACTCTGCGCACACTGTGCATGCAACACGGGCCTCTCATCACATTCCACCTCAACCTGACGCAGGGCAACGCCGTGGTCCGTTATAGCTCCAAGGACGAAGCCGCCAAGGCTCAAAAGTCcctgcatat GTGTGTGCTCGGGAACACCACCATTCTCGCCGAGTTTGCCGGAGATGAAGAAGTCAATCGCTTCTTTGCACAAGGCCAGTCGCTAGGCGGAACTACGAGCTGGCAAGCCAATCCGGGCGCCAATCAGAGCAGGATGGGCGCCTCCAACTCGGCGACCGGTCACCCCATGGGCCATGCGCCCCACtggaataacaacaacaatggcgGCGGAGGCGCCGTCGGCGCAAAGGCCGGTGGGGAGCTGCTGTGGGGTGGAGTGCAGCAGTACTCTAGCCTATGGGGGCCCCCTAGTGGAGAGGAGGCTCGGGTCATGGGGAGTCCAAGCCCCATTAATACGCTGCTGCCTGGAGACCTGCTGAGCGGGGAGTCCATGTGA